The Juglans microcarpa x Juglans regia isolate MS1-56 chromosome 2S, Jm3101_v1.0, whole genome shotgun sequence genome has a window encoding:
- the LOC121253659 gene encoding uncharacterized protein LOC121253659 isoform X1, whose translation MILLQCASLCLTPPKFSIEPRKLPDSFLSPNSLLRSSIFKSKPSSKASFKPSCTQNEDAHEASIQGFSVLAGDIPWDRGSIWSTMAFYMFCLHIPLSFGGLSVVAAILHEPRLDPQTEAISLLIAQILELIATLLLLQWTAKPRYKFLNLFRANKLSRERNWFLASVLGFGFLFLLVFLTSILADRLIGPKAVNNPIVREILLSSDISRAACVAVYCIVTPLLEETVYRGFLLTSISSTMKWQKAIFVSSVIFSAAHFSGENFLQLSIIGCVLGCSYCWTGNLSSSIVIHSLYNALTLMLTLLS comes from the exons atgatattgtTACAGTGCGCTTCTCTTTGTCTTACACCACCCAAATTTAGCATAGAACCTAGGAAGCTGCCAGATTCCTTTCTATCTCCAAATTCTCTCCTCCGTTCCTCCATATTCAAATCTAAGCCAAGCTCGAAAGCCTCTTTCAAGCCTTCTTGCACGCAAAATGAAGACGCCCACGAAGCCTCTATTCAG GGGTTCTCGGTGCTGGCAGGAGATATTCCTTGGGATAGAGGGAGTATATGGAGCACAATGGCCTTTTACATGTTCTGTCTGCATATTCCTTTGAGTTTCGGAGGCTTGTCTGTGGTTGCTGCGATATTGCATGAACCTCGTCTTGATCCACAGACTGAG GCAATATCACTTCTTATAGCTCAAATTCTAGAGCTCATTGCAACTCTGTTGCTTCTACAGTGGACTGCTAAGCCCAGATACAAGTTTTTGAACTTATTTAGAGCCAACAAATTATCAAGAGAGCGGAACTGGTTTTTGGCTTCCGTACTAGGATTTGGGTTTCTATTTCTGTTGGTGTTTCTTACATCAATCCTAGCTGACAGATTGATTGGACCCAAG GCTGTTAACAACCCCATAGTGAGGGAGATCCTCCTGAGCAGTGACATCTCAAGAGCAGCTTGTGTAGCTGTTTACTGTATTGTGACACCTCTTTTGGAAGAAACTGTTTATAGAGGTTTTCTTTTGACATCAATTTCATCAACAATGAAATGGCAGAAAGCAATCTTCGTAAGTTCAGTCATCTTTAGCGCTGCACATTTCTCGGGCGAGAACTTTTTACAGTTGTCCATCATCGGGTGCGTCCTTGGATGTTCTTATTGCTGGACTGGAAACTTAAGTTCCTCCATTGTCATACATTCTCTGTACAATGCCTTGACCCTCATGTTAACGTTGCTGTCatga
- the LOC121253659 gene encoding uncharacterized protein LOC121253659 isoform X2, which translates to MAFYMFCLHIPLSFGGLSVVAAILHEPRLDPQTEAISLLIAQILELIATLLLLQWTAKPRYKFLNLFRANKLSRERNWFLASVLGFGFLFLLVFLTSILADRLIGPKAVNNPIVREILLSSDISRAACVAVYCIVTPLLEETVYRGFLLTSISSTMKWQKAIFVSSVIFSAAHFSGENFLQLSIIGCVLGCSYCWTGNLSSSIVIHSLYNALTLMLTLLS; encoded by the exons ATGGCCTTTTACATGTTCTGTCTGCATATTCCTTTGAGTTTCGGAGGCTTGTCTGTGGTTGCTGCGATATTGCATGAACCTCGTCTTGATCCACAGACTGAG GCAATATCACTTCTTATAGCTCAAATTCTAGAGCTCATTGCAACTCTGTTGCTTCTACAGTGGACTGCTAAGCCCAGATACAAGTTTTTGAACTTATTTAGAGCCAACAAATTATCAAGAGAGCGGAACTGGTTTTTGGCTTCCGTACTAGGATTTGGGTTTCTATTTCTGTTGGTGTTTCTTACATCAATCCTAGCTGACAGATTGATTGGACCCAAG GCTGTTAACAACCCCATAGTGAGGGAGATCCTCCTGAGCAGTGACATCTCAAGAGCAGCTTGTGTAGCTGTTTACTGTATTGTGACACCTCTTTTGGAAGAAACTGTTTATAGAGGTTTTCTTTTGACATCAATTTCATCAACAATGAAATGGCAGAAAGCAATCTTCGTAAGTTCAGTCATCTTTAGCGCTGCACATTTCTCGGGCGAGAACTTTTTACAGTTGTCCATCATCGGGTGCGTCCTTGGATGTTCTTATTGCTGGACTGGAAACTTAAGTTCCTCCATTGTCATACATTCTCTGTACAATGCCTTGACCCTCATGTTAACGTTGCTGTCatga